From the Methanobacterium sp. BAmetb5 genome, the window TGTAGTCTGTGATACTTGCATGGTGGTGGCGCCCATAGAAGATATGGGTTTTAAAGTTATTGGGGTTAATTCTGCTAAAGCTGCTAACTACGTGCCCAGTATGTGCGGACTGGACGTGGTATTTGATGAATGGGAGAATTTAATAGCCATTAAAAAGCCAGACCAGAAGTAAATATTTCTATTTTTAGGTGATTAATATTGGAGAATAAAGCTGGTCTAGTTGAAAATATCAGGAAAATGCTTAAAAATCCTCTGATAATTTTAACCATTGTAACCGTGACCATTGCCATCTATATTTCTGCGGTTCAAATATCAATTGGGGTCAATTACTTCGATGTATTTAGTTACCTTAATGTTGCCCTATTTTACGCTGGAATGGGACCGGTGAATCCTGATTTATTACACGGGCCTTTCTTAATTCCCTTCTTAACTTCCCTGGTATTTCGGGCAGGTTTTGTGTCCAGTAACGTTATCATAATTATAGACGCTGTCCTCTTTATATTTGGGGTCATCGGTTTCTATCTCCTTCTGAAACAAAGATTTAATGAAATTCAAAGTTTATGTGGTTGTTTAATTTATATTTCATTCCCCTTGATAATTTCCTGGGCCGCCAGTGGTTCTATTGATGTTCCGGCCATCTCATTTTCAATTTGGGCTATTTATTTAATGGTCAGAGGTGTAGAGGAACATTCAAAATATTTATATCTGGCCCTGCCCCTGTTTGTCCTGGCAGTTCTAACCAGGTACACTGCTGCCCTTTTAATATTTCCCATGATATTATACTTGACCATGGGTGGTGCTGTGGAAAAAGGCTTAAAGACACATTTAACCCATTTATTGGTGATAGGGGCCTTAATAACCCCATTGGTGATTTACCTTTACCAGAAATCCAAATACATATCCTATCTCCTATTACTGATGAACGCTTCTATCTCTGACTGGAGGTCCATTGGTAGGGGAGATGTGGCCTACAACCCGGATAATCTGTACTATCTGCATAATCTGTTAAATTACATGGGAGTAGGTCCGGTTAAAGGCAGTTATTATCAATTATTCAGCCCCAGCCAGGCAGTTCCCTCAATCTTATCCTACCTAACAGGAGTTCTGGTCCTCTGTGGCCTGGGCATATACATCTACAGCATTTTAAAAAATAAAATAGAAAAGGTCAACCAAAGGGATAAAAAAAGCATGGTGCAAATAGTTGCCTTGGTTTTTTTAATAATTTTAAGCCTGGTGAGCTTTTTTTATTTATCTTACATAATCACGGATATTCTGCTGTTTTTAAGCTGCGTCTTAACCTACAAGATATTCCACGATGGCAAAAATAGTCATTTAAAAATTGATTTACTATTCCTATGCTGGTTTTTAACCTTTTTCATCATGCATAGTTCCATTCCCATGAAAGTTGACCGCTATTTCATTACCGTGCTTCCGGCACTGGCCTACTTCATAATTCTGGGTTTAAGTGTTTTAATTGAAAGATATAAGCTAAAAATTAACAGTAAGACCTGGAAGACATGGGGGTTATACGCAATGGTGGGTTTGATATTTTTGACATCATCGACCGTGACTTTCATGGGGCATACTCCCAATACCTGCTTGATTAAGTACATTGACCCCTGCACCCAGTGGCTGGAGGATTACGATCCACACTACCAGGAAAAAGTAATTTTCTCTGATTACAGCCCGGCAGTGTCCTGGAGTATGAAAAAAATGGTGATTGGGGGTGTGTTAAAAGATTTTAAAAATACCAATGAATTCTCCTCCATGTTAACTGCTTCCGGTGCCGAATACTATATCGACGCCCTGAGTGAAAAAAAACCTGCACTGAAGGATTACCATGTAATTAAAGAAAATGGAGACATTACCATTTACCAGAAAAATGAGGATTTTGAGAGATAAACCCTAAAATACTTTTTATCATTATTAAATCTCATTTTTACATTCTTCAAGGCTTTTATTAGACAAAATCATTTTCTTCCAAATTCACAGGTTATATATTTTTGAAAATAAAATTAATGGCAATTTAAGGCTATTTTAGTCAATCTAAAATTTGTAACAAATATTGAGTCATTTTATTAGTAATGAATACTAAGATGAGATTTATGTCATATTTAGTTTGTGATAACTGTGGGAGTTACTATGAACTTCAAGAAGGTGAATCTCCAGAAGATTTTGACCTTGCATGTGAATGCGGGGGCAAACTCAAAAATAAGGAATCAGTAAAATTAGATTATGAATTAGATGTAGATACAAAAAATAAATTTAGAGACCTGGATAAAAAGTCAGTTATCTGGATCACTGGTTTAGCTGGGGCCTTAATACTGTTTTTATTCATGTATTTTATTATTAACCTTCCTATTATAATGGCAGCTGTTTTATCTGGTTTAATAGTGGGTCTGGTTATGAGGATATGCCTTAAATATTTCCTTTAAAGCTTTCAACTCGCAATATCCCATAATTCACACTTATTCTAACCAAAAGTGGCCTATTCTTAACCATACCTTGGCCATGTCATGTAGCCCCGATTTTAAACAATAAATTTCATAGGGAAAAAAGTTGTATTAAACCAATACCAAATAAATAACCATGTGAAATTTTCATTTCTAATAGGAATCAAGCAGTAAAATTTCATTATTTCGGGATAACAAAATGAAACGTCAAAAAGAGACCCAAAATTCAAGAAAACCGGTCCGGTGGATACAACACCCTTTAATTGAACAGGGAAAAATCGAAGCACGCCTTTACCAGCAATTACTGGCTGCTGATGTTATTAAAAAGGGAAACACCATGATAGTGGCCCCCACTGCCCTGGGAAAAACTGTGGTTGCGGCCCTTGTTGCAGCAGATAGGCTGGAAAAATATCCAGACAGTAAAATCTTACTTTTAGCACCCACCAAACCCCTGGTAATACAGCACGAAGAAAGCTTTCGGGAGTTTTTAAAATCCACCGTCAGTAGTTTAACCGGGGCCGTGAAGGTGGAAGAACGGGAAAAAAGATGGTATGACTCCCAAATAATTGTGGCCACCCCCCAAACTATCGAGTCAGATATAATTGCCGGGAGATACTCTTTAGAGAATGTTTCACTCCTTATTTTTGATGAATGTCACCGTGGAACCGGATCCTATTCTTACGTGTTCCTGGCCCAGCGCTACAACAAACAGGCTAAAAATCAGTTAATACTGGGTTTAACTGCCTCCCCCGGTGGTGAAGAAGAAAAAATAAATCAAGTATGCCACAACCTGTTCATCAACGAAGTGGTGGTGAAAAGTGAGGATGACTCCGATGTGAAACCCTATTTCAACCCCATTGATGTGGAATGGGTAAGAGTAGACCTGAAGAAGGAACAGTTGGACATTAAAAAACATCTGGATGTGGCTCTAAAGAACCGTCTTAAGGGCTTAAAGAAAATGGGAGTACTGAGCTCCATCCAACAGGTCACCAAGAAAGATGTTTTGAGGGCTAGAGGAAAGGTACAGAACAGGTTGTCTCAGAGTAACAGCCCACCTCGAGATTGTTTGCTAGCAATATCTATGCTTAGTGCCGTTTTAAGTGTTCTTCACTCGCTGGAACTTTTAGAAACACAGGGCATAGGTAATTTGTATGCATACTTCCAGAGAATGACCAAGAAAAAAACCAAAGCGGCACAGGGATTATTCAAGGATGAAAATTTCAAAGCAGCCGTGAATTTAACCAGACAGGCCCAGAAGAAAGGTATTGAACATCCTAAACTGGGAAAACTGCTGGAAATCCTTAAGGATGCTTCTGAAGACCAGGAGCAGGTTATTGTTTTCAGCCAGTACCGGGACACCGTGAATCAGATCTACGATAAATGTAAGGAAGAAGGTGTTAATGCCGTTAAATTCTTTGGACAGGCCAGTCGGGAGAAAGAAAAGGGTCTCAGTCAGAAGGAACAGAAGGAGATCATTAAAGCTTTCCGGATGAGAACCTATCAGGTTCTGATTTCCACCAGTGTGGCTGAAGAGGGAATTGACATCCCCAGCGTGGACCTAGTGGTGCTCTACGAACCAGTTCCTTCGGAGATAAGAATGATCCAGAGGCGTGGTAGAACCGGTAGGACCACTAAAGGACGCATGATCGTGTTAATAACCAAAAACACCCGGGATGAATCTTTCTATTATTCCAGTATGCACCGTGAAAGGAGAATGAAAAAACAGTTGGCCAATGGATACAAACAACCAGAAAAACCATTAATCGCCGATGATGCAGACGTTAGGATGTTAGATCGGAAGGGTGAGGATTTAAAACCCGGGACATCAGGGGGAGAAGATGAAAAAAATCTGGTAGTTTACGTGGATCATAGGGAAGCCAAGTCAGGGGTTACTCGAGCATTGAGTAATATGGAAGCAACAGTAAAAACTGTAAGTTTACCCGTAGGAGATTATCAGGTGAGTCCCCACGTGGCCGTGGAAAGAAAAAGTAGTAAAGACTTTGTAAGCTCATTAATTGACAAAAGGATCTACAAACAGGCCCAGGAACTAGTGGAAAACTTCCCCAAACCACTGATAATCCTGGAGGGAGGGGACCTTTACAGCAGTGGATTGCACCCCAACGCTATTCGAGGAGCATTGGCCAGTTTGACGGTTGATTTTAACATACCTATTATCCCCACCCGTGATCCCGAGGACACTGCAGCCATGATCCTTAGAATTGCAAGTAGAGAAGTTTACAAGGGCTCTAAAGGCATTCAGGTGCGAACTGAAAAGAAACCACTTACATTGCAGGAACAGCAACTTTTTATTGTAGAGTCACTGCCCAATGTGGGACCAGTCACTGCCCGAAAATTACTGGAGGCCTTTGATAGTGTTAAAGGTGTTTTTAACGCATCAATTGATGATCTAAAGAAAGTAAGTGGTGTTGGGGATAAAACTGCCCGCAATATTCGGAAGATAATTGAATCTAAATATTCAGATACCTTCCGTTTTCCATCAGATTCTGAGAATGCTACTGAAACATCCATCATAACTGGAAAAAACAAGCCAAAAATGGAGTATAAACTGGAAAAAAATGATTAATATTCCATTCACTTGTAAAATGATTAGGACAATTAGTAAAATAATTGATTAATCTGTAATATTCGAATTTAAGTTGTAAAATAGATGTAAAAGAATAGTTAAGGTAATGAAAATCATTTTGTCAAATCATTGGCGAGATTTTATATTGGGAGATTGATTATTGATGAAAATTTTAATGAATAATAAGGGTAAAAAATTCCTGACTGGTACCGAGGATCTACACACCGAGCAGGGTTATATTAAACAAGAAGAAATTGCCAGTAGCAGCCCAGGAGATGTGTTAAAAACCCATATGGGCCGGGAATTCCATGTATTAGAGGCTAATATTAACGATTACATCCAACTCATGGACCGTAGATGTTCCATAATTTTACCTAAAGACTTGGGAATCATTGCTGCCTACACCGGACTGGGTAGTGGCCAGCAGATAGTTGAAGCAGGGACCGGAGCTGGTGCTGCCACCATCTTTCTGGGAAATTTAGTGGGGGAAACTGGCCATGTTTACTCCTATGAATTACGTGAGGATTTCTCCCAAATTGCGGAGAAAAATGTCAAGGGATTTGGATTGGAAAATGTGACCCTGAAATGCCAGGATGTGGTGGATGGGATAGATGAAGAAAATGTGGATCTGGTGTTCCTGGATCTTCCCAAACCATGGGATGTGGTGGAGCAGGCCCGTGATGCCCTCAAATCAGGGGGTTATCTGGCAGCTTACACCCCCTACATTGACCAGGTGAAACTACTCACCCGAATTCTTAAAAAACGAAAATTCTCTGATATTAAAAGTGTGGAATGTTTAGTGCGTGAAATTGAAGTAAAAGATAAAGGTGTGCGGCCCAAAACCCGGATGACGGGACACACAGCTTATTTAACCTTTGGAAGGAAAGTTTAGGTACGGGAAGCCATTGAAAGTAAAAGTTCCCTAAATCTTAAGGGACAAATTATAATGAATAAGTTATAATAGAAAATAAAAAATAGAACTACGGGGTTAAGGTAAGGATAAAGAAGAATATCAGGTGGACAACTAATAGATGGTGAATACCCATGGGTTTCAATTTAAAAAACATAATCTCAATCAAGGATTTTAGTAAAGGGGATATTGAATATATTCTTAAATTAGCCGAAGAAATGGAACCCATTGCCCGTTCACAGGAAAAATCAAGTATCCTTTCCGGATCTATCCTGGGAATGTTATTTTATGAAGCATCTACCCGAACCCGCCTATCATTCGAAACAGCCATGAAACGGTTGGGGGGGAGTACAGTTGGTTTTGCCGAGGCTGGAACCAGTTCTGCAGTTAAAGGTGAGAATTTAACTGACACTGTGAGAATCGTTGGGGAATACACTGATGCTGTAGTTATACGCCATAACATGGAAGGTACTGCACGTTATGTTTCTGAAATGGTTGACGTTCCTGTGATCAATGCTGGTGACGGAGCAGGACAACATCCTACCCAGACTTTACTGGATTTATACACAATGAAGCGTCTACTGGGGGATATTGAAGAGTTGCACGTGGCTTTAATTGGTGATCTCAAATATGGGCGAACTGTACACTCTCTTTCTTATGCTCTGGCCATGTTTGGGGCCAGGATGAGTTTTGTGTCACCTCCCGAGCTTAAAATGCCCCGAGAAGTTCTGCACGATCTCTCGGCAGCAGGGGTCAATGTCCAGGAAACAGAGGATATTCGGGATGTTCTAAATTATGCCGATGTTTTATACGTGACCAGAATACAGAAAGAAAGATTCCCTGATCCACAGGAATATTTGAAGATCAAAGGAGCCTACACTATTGATTCGCAGCTTCTTAAGGGTAGTGAAGCAATAGTAATGCACCCCCTTCCAAGGGTAGATGAGATTTCCCATGACGTAGACAACACCCCCTATGGAAAATATTTCCAACAGGCATTTTATGGAGTTCCAGTACGAATGGCTCTTCTAAAATCGATTATAAGATAACAAGTAAAAATTTATTCAAAATCAAGTGATTTTTAAGTAATATAAAGTGTTTAAAAATAGGAGAGAATTTTATTTCTTATTTTATTGTATTGATTTCTTTTAATTACTTTTTAAAAAATAATGAGGTTATTAAATTATAATTTTTTATTTTAAAATAAAATTAAACCGGATATTGGTAAATTAATCCTAATATTTACAATAAAATCTTTACAAAAAAATTCAGGATTGACAAAAAATCCAGGTTTTTAAAAATTTGAGAGGGTTTAGGAAGAAAAAGGTTTTAACCACTCCACATAGCATCTTCCAACAGTACCATATCACATTGCAGAGTGATGAGATTTGTTCTTCCTTTACCTCTACCTCGGGAGACTGTTTTTGTGGAAATAAGTCCTAACATTTCCAGTTCGTTTATAAAGTCAAAAATTCTACGGTATGACACAGAATCTCCTTTGGTTATGTCTTTATATACGTCGTAAAGTCTACCGGAGGTGATTTCTTCCTTGCGTTTGGTCAGGTAGATGAGCGATTCCAGTACTTTTTGCTGCTGACTGGGGAGTGTCATTACAATATCCGTGACCTTGTTGTGTTCAATCTGGTCCTTGGCCTCCCGAACATACTCCTCATAAACCACTTCCGTTCCCTTTTCATCAGCCAGTTCACCGGAGGTTCGCAGTAAATCCAGAGCATACCGGGCGTCTCCTTCTTCTTTAGCGGCGAGTGCGGCACAGAGAGGTATAACTTCATCATGCAAGACATCATCATTAAAAGAAAGTTTAGAACGTTCCTGTAGGATGTCCACCAGTTGCTGAGCATTGTAAGGTGGAAATACTATCTCACGATCACGGAGACTGCTTCGTACTCGTGGTTTGATGAACTGCTTAAAATCAACAAAGTTACTGATGGAAGCAATGGAAACATTGTCAGTTCGGGTAAGCGTGTAAAGTAAACCATCACCATCGTTCTTTAACAAGATATCAATTTCATCAAGAATGATAATCAAAATCAAGTCATTTCCGAAAACATTTTTCTTGAACAGGTTTCGAAAAGCGTTAATCACTTCAGCCTTGGTCCAACCACGGTAAGGAACATCCTGACCCATCTGCTGGCATAAACGAGCGATAACTTGATATTCGGTGGTAAAATCTGTGCAACGAATGTATTCTACTCGTATATTAACGTTTTTCTCCTTGGATATCTGGTCCAGCTGCTTCTTGGCGAACTTAGCCACTGCAGTTTTACCAGTTCCAGTTTTACCATAAACAGTAACATCAGGAGGTGTAACATTGTTTAATGCTTCAACCCAATATTTTGCCACAGATTTAATCTGATCCTCACGGTGAGGAAGATTATCCGGTAAAAATCTATGGTCTAAAAATTTTTTACATTTGAATACCGAATTTTTTCCGCCCAATTCCTCAAAAATATTCATAAATACCACTTCTTATTATAAAAATACATTTTCGTTCTCAATTTTAATCAAAAGGATTGAGAACTGTTTGCATCGGTGACCAAACCCCTGACAACGATCAAACCGACCTTTCACCAGAGATTAATAATGATTCAAACAGTAATTCAAATTTTGAATGACATACATCACCGATTACCTGCATAAACACAGGTTAGGACTTTAATATTAGAATACCCCAAACTAACAAAGCCCATTCCGCCCAACTTAAATTATACACTTATAAATAGATATCTACCAAATTTTGTGGAAGTTATCAACATGTGAGTGATGAATTTACAGTCTACACTTCATAAAGCAATTAAACACACCCGGGGTGAGGTGGGTTTCAAGTGTAAAATTGCATATCTAAGAAGTGAAGGTGCGTTTCAAGTGTAAGTAACTAATCCTATATTAATGGTTATGGTGAGAGGTAGGTTTCAAGTGTAAAAAAAGAACAATTACCTCACAAAAATTCGATGAAAGAGATCAGTTTCAAGTGTAAAAAATGACACACTTTCAAAAAGTTTGGTGAGAGGTACATTTCAAGTGTAAAAAATTAGTGAAAAATGAAAAGGATAGAAAGAGAGATTGATTTCAACTGTAAAAAAACACAGGTAGAAAGGATCTAAGTAATAAAAAATTTAAAAAAAATATTTTATTAGATTAAAAACTAAACAAAGATAAATTATAATTTTTTATTATTAAAAAAAATATAAAATCAATTTTAACAGGAAAATAATTAATAAAAATAGCTATTATCAATTTTTAGAATAAAAAAATAAGTATTCTATAATATAATACCTTGTAAAAAAGGAAATTTTTTAAGCTTTCTTTTTAGTTATTAGACATTATCTAAATTTTTTTTTGAAAAAAACTTTATTTTATCTGTTTAATTTAATTAATAACTTTTAAAAAAGTTTTTTTAGTGATATAAAAATTATAAAAAAATCTATTTAATTAATTCATTTTAAGATAAAAAATAAAAATAAAAAATTACTTTTTTAGTATATTTTATTTGTAAATTATTATTTTTCACTAGAAATTTCTATTTTTTACACTTGAAATTGATCTCTCACAATCCTAATTATTCACATTCAACTATTTCATTCTAAATAAAATTAAAAAACGTATAAAAAATACACTTGAAATGTATGTTTTATTTATTTTCAACTCATTTTCATTGGTTATTACACTTGAAGTTAATCTCTCACTGGTGAGTTATTTCCTTCCCTTAAATTTTTACACTTGAAACCAATGTCTTACTCCTTTATTTTTTGTTTTTCCATAATTTTTTCACCCCTTCTATGTTATTTACCACTAACTATTCTGTTTTTCATTTCAAGGCCCATCCTGAATAATTTTTACACTTGAAATCAGTGTCTTACTCACTGTGGTGCTGATTTTAATGGATTAATGAATACCTTTCCCTGCTTTGAATGATTTTAATTTAATATAATCCCCTCGAATCCCCCATGAATTAATTTATGTGGTTTATTGGCATTAAACTAAAAAATAGGAGGGATAATAAGGACATAAAATAAGATTGAATTACAATAAATATGTTTTTATCTTTTTGGATTGTTTATTTTATTTGAATGTACTTTCCTTTCTAGATTATCTGGCCCCCGTGGAAAAAGGATAATAACTAAAAGCCCAAAATATACCTTTAACCTGTTTTAAAATTTTCAATCTATTTAAATGAGGAAAAGCAATGGGAACTGAATTGTTAATCGTGATTTTCATCAGTGTTCTAATTGATTTAACTGTAGGGGAGTTACCTTCTTCCATCCACCCTGTGGTCTGGATGGGTAAAGGAATTTACAAAATCAAAACCTTCTTAACTACTACTCACAGGAATAAAAGCAGATTAAATGGATTTATAATGGCCGCCCTATTGATTATTGTTTTTAACTTAATCTTCCTGATAATTTTGACATTATCTTCCATTAACCCTGTATTATACATCCTAGTGGCTTCAATCCTCCTATCATCAACTTTTGCAATAAAATCTCTTATTAGTTCAGTTAATTCGGTGTATAAAAGTTTAAATAAAGATTTGGAAACGGGTAGGAAATATATTTCTTTATTGGTAAGCCGTGATACATCCCAGCTATCTGAAAAAGAAGTTATATCCGCGGCAATCGAAACTCTCACTGAAAATATCACCGATTCAATTGTAAGCCCCCTACTCTACATATTTCTATTTGGTTTTTTGGGAATCCTGGGGTTGACTTGGTTAAACATTAACCCAACAACCTGGTGGCCGGGAGGATCCCTGTTTACTGGATATCAATTTCCAGTTCTATTATGCGTGCTGGCTGGTGTTTCTTACCGGGTGGTAAATACCTTAGATGCCATGGTTGGTTATAAAGACCCCCAGAACCTTAATATTGGATGGTTTTCTGCCCGTTTAGATGATCTATTGAACTATGTACCGGCCAGGGGCACTGGTTTTTTAGTGGTTTTATCAGCCAGCATCCTTGGCCTTGATTACAAATGTGCCTGGAGAGTCATGGAAACTGATGCCCGAAATACCCCCAGTCCTAATTCTGGATACTCCATGGCAGCAGCAGCTGGCGCACTGGGAGTTCAACTGATAAAACCAGGAGTGTACACTTTAGGACATTCTAAAAACGATTTAAAACCAGAAATGATAAAAAAAGCCATAAAATTAGCAAAAATAGTTGCAGTCACCTTTTTAATGTGTATGGGAATGTTAACTCTCATTTTCATTGTTTTTTGTTAAATTTTTTATTAAATAATTCGATAAAGGAATATTAAATGAATATCAAATACTGGCACTACTAGACAATACCAGCACATATAACATAATTTAAACGAAACATCATCATAAGAGAAAACTGAAAAACTACCCATGGCCTAGCCATAGAAAAATCAGTATATCTAACAACTTCCTCATCTTTATCCTATAAACTGTTTGACGTGATTATATGAGAATTGCAATTATAAGCGTGACTGAACAAGGGAAAAAAATCGCCAGTGACCTGGAATTAGACTTGAATAATGATCCCACTGTTTTGAAGGTGGATTTATTCCATAAAAATGTGAATGAAACCTTCCGTGATTTATTCAATGATTATGACTGCTGGATTGCAATAATGGCCACCGGGATTGTGGTTAGGACTGTGTGTCCCCTTATAATATCCAAACTATCAGATCCAGCTGTCCTAGTAATATCTGAAAACAGGAAACATGTTATTAGCTTATTATCCGGGCATTTGGGGGGAGGCAATCAGTTATCAATTAAGGTTGCCGGAATAATTGGAGCTGTTCCAGTTATAACCACTTCAACAGATTTAAAAGGTAGAATTGGTATCGATTCACTGGCCAGGCAGTATTGGCTTGACATTAAACAACCTCAACTTATTAAAGATGTAAACCAGCTGATTGCTGAGGATACTAAGGTTGATCTGCATATTCCTCCCAGCTTCAGATTCTTAGAAAACCATCCCTTAGTGTGCATGTCTTATAAACTCCATATATGGGAGGAATCATTCATAAGAGCAGTTTTATCCCGGGAATTAAACGTATCTAACGAATCAAAACGAGAGTCAGAAAAAACTTCAGGAGCTGGAATAGAATCAGAAAAAACTTTAGATTTACATCCCCTCCAGTTGGTGGCTGGTTTAGGTAGTAAAAAAGGTGTAACTGGAGATCAAGTCTTTTTTGCCCTAAGATCTGCTCTTCAACATCTTCACCTGCCTTTGGAAAGGTTGGATACCCTGGCAACTGCCGAAGTTAAGAAAGATGAAACTGGTATTTTGGAAACCGCAGCAAAATCTGATTTACCTCTTAACATAGTCCCCCTCCAAGAAATTGCCCAGTTTGAACATGCGGACTGCACTCCATCACCACTGGTGCAACGTGAATTTGGTGTACAGGGAGTATGTGAGCCGGCATCTCTAATCACTGCGGGGAATGGTTCACACCTCCTCTTGAGAAAAACAGCTTACAACGGGGTTACAGTTGCCATTGCAGTGTCCCGCGGTAGTGATTAAAACCCTGAATTAATTTTTTTAAACACGTTTTAAGGAAAAAATATGCATCTAATTGGATTTACACAGTTTTCAGCAGGATTCTAAATTCCTCCCACCAAAAGATTTTTAAAGCCCAAGATATAAAGAAACTTGGATAAGGCTTTTTATGAATTACCATTTTAAGCACACTAAATCATTAAACACAATTGACCTATGGAGGCGCTATTATGAGTACAGAAGCATTTGAACGTTGTAATCAGATTTTAAAACACATTATGGGAGATACAAGTGTGCCCCGAAATATTAGACGGGCCGCTGAAGAATCCAAGAACTTACTATCACAGGATGATGATGAACCAACTGTTAGAGCCAGCACAGTTATATCTATTTTAGATGAAATAAGCAATGACCCCAACATCCCCATTCATGCCAGAACCCTTATATGGAATGTTTTAAGTGAATTAGAATCCGTACGCGAATAAAAATTAATAAAAATAAAATCAATTTCTTTTTAGTCTAAATTAAATTTAATATCCAGGATTTAAAGGACTACTTTTTATAAAATCCTGGTTTCTCCCATTTAACCTAAACTTAAAATTCTATTTTACTCAAAACTCTGGCTACAAATTGGGTTTTGGCAGTTTCTTCCACGAACTCGGCTAGCAGTGCAGCTTCATTAAGGTCTTCCCCCGTAGCCACCACCCCGTGGTTTTCTAAAATAACCACGTCTTCATATTTAAGACCTTCACCCACCAGTTTAGCTAATTCTATGGTCCCAGGGGGTTTATAATCCACCATTTTTAAAAATGGTTTGGATTTTTCGCCAAAACCTTCTAATCGTTCAATTTTTTGTCCAGACATGGCAAAGCCCGTGGCGTATGATGAATGGGTGTGAACTATCCCTGCAGTTTTTTCTTTGTTTTTGTAAACTTCCAAGTGTAGTTGTAGTTCTGATGAGGGATTGTCACCACCAGCCATTACTTGTCCATCCATATCAGTTAAAACAATCTCATCTTCATTAAGTTGCCCCAATGAAACACCACTGGGGGTTATGGCTACGGTATCCTGGAAACGGACGCTAATATTTCCTGATTTTCCAGGGGCCAGTCCCTTACTGTAAAGGTAATGGGCGATTTCACATATTTCCTTGGTTAAAGGATTTTGAATCATTAAATTATTCTCCTGTAATTTATTAACTTCCCTT encodes:
- a CDS encoding glycosyltransferase family 39 protein, translated to MENKAGLVENIRKMLKNPLIILTIVTVTIAIYISAVQISIGVNYFDVFSYLNVALFYAGMGPVNPDLLHGPFLIPFLTSLVFRAGFVSSNVIIIIDAVLFIFGVIGFYLLLKQRFNEIQSLCGCLIYISFPLIISWAASGSIDVPAISFSIWAIYLMVRGVEEHSKYLYLALPLFVLAVLTRYTAALLIFPMILYLTMGGAVEKGLKTHLTHLLVIGALITPLVIYLYQKSKYISYLLLLMNASISDWRSIGRGDVAYNPDNLYYLHNLLNYMGVGPVKGSYYQLFSPSQAVPSILSYLTGVLVLCGLGIYIYSILKNKIEKVNQRDKKSMVQIVALVFLIILSLVSFFYLSYIITDILLFLSCVLTYKIFHDGKNSHLKIDLLFLCWFLTFFIMHSSIPMKVDRYFITVLPALAYFIILGLSVLIERYKLKINSKTWKTWGLYAMVGLIFLTSSTVTFMGHTPNTCLIKYIDPCTQWLEDYDPHYQEKVIFSDYSPAVSWSMKKMVIGGVLKDFKNTNEFSSMLTASGAEYYIDALSEKKPALKDYHVIKENGDITIYQKNEDFER
- a CDS encoding DEAD/DEAH box helicase is translated as MKRQKETQNSRKPVRWIQHPLIEQGKIEARLYQQLLAADVIKKGNTMIVAPTALGKTVVAALVAADRLEKYPDSKILLLAPTKPLVIQHEESFREFLKSTVSSLTGAVKVEEREKRWYDSQIIVATPQTIESDIIAGRYSLENVSLLIFDECHRGTGSYSYVFLAQRYNKQAKNQLILGLTASPGGEEEKINQVCHNLFINEVVVKSEDDSDVKPYFNPIDVEWVRVDLKKEQLDIKKHLDVALKNRLKGLKKMGVLSSIQQVTKKDVLRARGKVQNRLSQSNSPPRDCLLAISMLSAVLSVLHSLELLETQGIGNLYAYFQRMTKKKTKAAQGLFKDENFKAAVNLTRQAQKKGIEHPKLGKLLEILKDASEDQEQVIVFSQYRDTVNQIYDKCKEEGVNAVKFFGQASREKEKGLSQKEQKEIIKAFRMRTYQVLISTSVAEEGIDIPSVDLVVLYEPVPSEIRMIQRRGRTGRTTKGRMIVLITKNTRDESFYYSSMHRERRMKKQLANGYKQPEKPLIADDADVRMLDRKGEDLKPGTSGGEDEKNLVVYVDHREAKSGVTRALSNMEATVKTVSLPVGDYQVSPHVAVERKSSKDFVSSLIDKRIYKQAQELVENFPKPLIILEGGDLYSSGLHPNAIRGALASLTVDFNIPIIPTRDPEDTAAMILRIASREVYKGSKGIQVRTEKKPLTLQEQQLFIVESLPNVGPVTARKLLEAFDSVKGVFNASIDDLKKVSGVGDKTARNIRKIIESKYSDTFRFPSDSENATETSIITGKNKPKMEYKLEKND
- a CDS encoding tRNA (adenine-N1)-methyltransferase, coding for MKILMNNKGKKFLTGTEDLHTEQGYIKQEEIASSSPGDVLKTHMGREFHVLEANINDYIQLMDRRCSIILPKDLGIIAAYTGLGSGQQIVEAGTGAGAATIFLGNLVGETGHVYSYELREDFSQIAEKNVKGFGLENVTLKCQDVVDGIDEENVDLVFLDLPKPWDVVEQARDALKSGGYLAAYTPYIDQVKLLTRILKKRKFSDIKSVECLVREIEVKDKGVRPKTRMTGHTAYLTFGRKV
- the pyrB gene encoding aspartate carbamoyltransferase → MGFNLKNIISIKDFSKGDIEYILKLAEEMEPIARSQEKSSILSGSILGMLFYEASTRTRLSFETAMKRLGGSTVGFAEAGTSSAVKGENLTDTVRIVGEYTDAVVIRHNMEGTARYVSEMVDVPVINAGDGAGQHPTQTLLDLYTMKRLLGDIEELHVALIGDLKYGRTVHSLSYALAMFGARMSFVSPPELKMPREVLHDLSAAGVNVQETEDIRDVLNYADVLYVTRIQKERFPDPQEYLKIKGAYTIDSQLLKGSEAIVMHPLPRVDEISHDVDNTPYGKYFQQAFYGVPVRMALLKSIIR